The following are encoded in a window of Peromyscus eremicus chromosome 12, PerEre_H2_v1, whole genome shotgun sequence genomic DNA:
- the Tmem41a gene encoding transmembrane protein 41A, producing the protein MRALLGLLLVFAGCTFALYLLSTRLPVGPRLASAEEPQGRSLWFPSDLAELRELSEVLREYRKEHQAYVFLLFCSAYLYKQGFAIPGSSFLNVLAGALFGPWLGLLLCCVLTSVGATCCYLLSSVFGKQLVISYFPDKVALLQRKVEENRNSLFFFLLFLRLFPMTPNWFLNLSAPILNIPILQFFFSVLIGLIPYNFICVQTGSILSTLTSLDALFSWETVLKLLAIALVALVPGTLIKKFSRKHLALSDRSNTSRLGGRKDS; encoded by the exons ATGCGCGCGCTGCTCGGCCTGCTCCTGGTATTCGCCGGCTGCACCTTCGCGCTGTACCTGCTGTCCACGCGGCTGCCCGTGGGGCCGAGGCTGGCGTCGGCCGAGGAGCCCCAAGGCCG GTCACTGTGGTTCCCCTCAGACCTAGCCGAGCTGCGGGAGCTCTCCGAGGTCCTTCGGGAGTACCGGAAGGAGCACCAGGCCTACGTGTTCCTGCTCTTCTGCAGTGCCTACCTCTACAAACAGGGCTTTGCCATCCCTGGCTCCAGTTTCCTG AATGTTCTGGCTGGTGCCTTGTTTGGGCCATGGCTGGGACTGTTGCTGTGCTGTGTGCTGACATCCGTGGGCGCCACGTGCTGCTACCTGCTCTCCAGTGTTTTCGGCAAACAGCTGGTCATCTCCTACTTCCCTGATAAAGTGGCCCTGCTGCAGAGGAAG GTGGAGGAGAACAGAAACAGCCTGTTCTTTTTCCTGCTGTTCCTCAGACTCTTCCCCATGACACCGAACTGGTTCTTGAACCTCTCGGCCCCGATTCTGAACATCCCCATCCTGCAGTTTTTCTTCTCAGTGCTTATCG GTTTGATCCCATATAATTTCATCTGCGTACAGACAGGCTCCATCCTGTCCACTCTCACTTCTCTGGATGCTCTCTTCTCCTGGGAAACTGTCTTGAAGCTGTTGGCCATTGCCCTGGTCGCTTTGGTTCCTGGAACCCTCATCAAGAAATTTAGCCGGAAGCACCTGGCGCTGAGTGACAGGAGCAACACCAGTCGCCTGGGTGGCAGGAAGGACTCGTGA